The following are encoded in a window of Saccharothrix longispora genomic DNA:
- a CDS encoding CoA-binding protein — translation MTEPWGDPDKIRRVLANGDTWAVVGLSSSPSRAAYGVARFLQRHGKRIVPVHPDAETVHGERGYASLADIPFPVDVVDVFRRSEAAGEFADQAAAIGAKAVWFQLDVVDEAAYERVTAAGLDVVMDRCPAIEWAAHGPR, via the coding sequence ATGACCGAACCGTGGGGCGACCCCGACAAGATCCGCCGCGTCCTGGCGAACGGCGACACGTGGGCCGTCGTCGGCCTGTCCTCCTCGCCGAGCCGCGCCGCGTACGGCGTCGCGCGCTTCCTCCAGCGGCACGGCAAGCGGATCGTGCCCGTGCACCCCGACGCCGAGACCGTGCACGGCGAGCGCGGCTACGCCTCACTGGCCGACATCCCGTTCCCGGTGGACGTGGTGGACGTGTTCCGCCGGTCCGAGGCCGCGGGCGAGTTCGCCGACCAGGCCGCCGCGATCGGCGCGAAGGCCGTGTGGTTCCAGCTCGACGTGGTCGACGAGGCCGCCTACGAACGGGTCACCGCGGCCGGTCTCGACGTGGTCATGGACCGCTGCCCGGCGATCGAGTGGGCCGCGCACGGCCCGCGCTAG
- a CDS encoding PI-PLC domain-containing protein, with protein MRATRLLLIAALVALLVTPTAHARPADGRYYVQSATTGLNAGVSGTTVLQRRPKGDEDHQQWTLSGRTLREGDRCLGRAGDQAVTLPCDSPDAQWDVLDDGDRHRLKVPGADRHLVAVGTDQVRVGSGADLWYLTPVSPVRTPAPAEGQRRLDQVTFLTAHNAYANGVDGGFAPPFVNLAPNQARGIARQLADGVRGFQLDVHQTPDGAILCHNSCALVSRPVALWVDLQRIVDFLEANPREFVTVFLEDYVSADVLRAELDRVDGLADVLFRPDLSNVRATGWPTLDTLRARNDRLLVFTDRSRSGDTVRRDAFGVMYQSEWTVENHWSMGSGLGTSDWSCYSRWSTPLTRTEPGFRPLFVMNHFRDVPLTGTATTDNGKLADRARRFCEPAARTTPTYLAVDHYHLGNPMAAVAALSAERF; from the coding sequence ATGCGCGCCACCCGACTACTCCTGATCGCCGCGCTGGTCGCCCTCCTGGTGACGCCGACGGCGCACGCGCGGCCCGCGGACGGCCGGTACTACGTGCAGAGCGCCACCACCGGGCTGAACGCGGGCGTCTCGGGCACGACCGTGCTCCAGCGCAGGCCCAAGGGCGACGAGGACCACCAGCAGTGGACCCTGTCCGGTCGCACCCTGCGCGAGGGCGACCGGTGCCTGGGCCGCGCCGGCGACCAGGCCGTCACCCTGCCCTGCGACAGCCCCGACGCCCAGTGGGACGTGCTCGACGACGGCGACCGGCACCGGCTCAAGGTCCCCGGCGCCGACCGTCACCTCGTGGCGGTCGGCACGGACCAGGTGCGCGTCGGCTCCGGCGCGGACCTCTGGTACCTGACCCCGGTGTCACCGGTCCGCACGCCGGCGCCCGCCGAAGGGCAGCGCCGCCTCGACCAGGTCACCTTCCTCACCGCGCACAACGCCTACGCCAACGGCGTGGACGGCGGCTTCGCCCCGCCGTTCGTCAACCTGGCGCCCAACCAGGCCCGCGGCATCGCCCGGCAGCTCGCGGACGGCGTGCGCGGCTTCCAGCTCGACGTCCACCAGACGCCCGACGGCGCGATCCTGTGCCACAACAGCTGCGCGCTCGTCAGCCGCCCGGTCGCGCTGTGGGTGGACCTGCAGCGGATCGTGGACTTCCTGGAGGCCAACCCGCGCGAGTTCGTCACCGTCTTCCTGGAGGATTACGTCTCCGCCGACGTGCTGCGCGCCGAGCTGGACCGGGTCGACGGCCTGGCCGACGTGCTGTTCCGCCCCGACCTGTCGAACGTGCGCGCCACCGGCTGGCCCACCCTCGACACGTTGCGCGCACGCAATGACAGGCTGTTGGTCTTCACCGACCGCTCCCGCTCCGGCGACACCGTGCGGCGCGACGCGTTCGGGGTGATGTACCAGTCGGAGTGGACGGTGGAGAACCACTGGTCGATGGGCTCGGGCCTGGGCACGTCCGACTGGTCCTGCTACAGCCGCTGGAGCACGCCGCTCACCCGCACCGAACCCGGATTCCGCCCGCTGTTCGTGATGAACCACTTCCGGGACGTGCCGCTGACCGGCACCGCCACCACCGACAACGGCAAGCTCGCCGACCGTGCCCGCCGGTTCTGCGAACCCGCCGCGCGCACGACGCCGACCTACCTGGCCGTGGACCACTACCACCTGGGCAACCCGATGGCGGCCGTCGCGGCCCTGTCCGCCGAGCGCTTCTAG
- the recQ gene encoding DNA helicase RecQ, which translates to MASQEVLRRIFGYESFRGDQQEIVDHVIAGGDALVLMPTGGGKSLCYQIPAIVREGTGVVISPLIALMQDQVDALRDLGVRAGFLNSTQFPDERALVEAEFLRGELDMLYLAPERLRTEQTSRLLERGKVSLFAIDEAHCVSQWGHDFRPEYLALSHLHERWPEVPRIALTATATEATHAEIAQRLNLGDAKHFVASFDRPNIQYRIVPKNEPKKQLLELIRTEHDGDAGIVYCLSRNSVEKTAEFLVQNGIPALPYHAGLESGVRAKNQARFLREDGLVMVATIAFGMGIDKPDVRFVAHLDLPKSVEGYYQETGRAGRDGLPSTAWLAYGLQDVVQQRKMIDDSEGDQQHRRKLMAHLDAMLALCETVECRRVQLLNYFGQSGTPCGNCDTCLNPPEMWDGTVPAQKVLSTVVRLRNERRQKFGAGQTIDILLGRKTAKVIQHDHDQLKVFGIGTELNESGWRGVVRQLLAQGLLEVEGEYSTLVTTPASDEVLFHGRAVSMRREPERAAKVRTARSTAKSAAPQVELSAEATPVFERLRAWRAATAKEQGVPAYVIFHDATLRQIASTGPSTLSELGTVNGVGENKLAKYGQQILDELNA; encoded by the coding sequence ATGGCTTCGCAAGAGGTGCTGCGGAGGATCTTCGGCTACGAGTCCTTCCGCGGTGACCAGCAGGAGATCGTCGACCACGTCATCGCCGGCGGCGACGCGCTGGTGCTCATGCCCACCGGCGGCGGGAAGTCGCTGTGCTACCAGATCCCCGCCATCGTGCGCGAGGGCACCGGGGTCGTCATCTCGCCGCTCATCGCGTTGATGCAGGACCAGGTCGACGCGCTGCGGGACCTGGGCGTGCGGGCCGGTTTCCTGAACTCCACGCAGTTCCCCGACGAGCGCGCGCTGGTCGAGGCCGAGTTCCTGCGCGGCGAGCTGGACATGCTCTACCTCGCGCCCGAGCGGCTGCGGACCGAGCAGACGTCGCGGTTGCTGGAGCGCGGCAAAGTGTCGCTGTTCGCGATCGACGAGGCGCACTGCGTGTCGCAGTGGGGCCACGACTTCCGGCCCGAGTACCTGGCGCTGTCGCACCTGCACGAGCGGTGGCCCGAGGTGCCGCGCATCGCGCTCACCGCGACCGCCACGGAGGCCACGCACGCCGAGATCGCGCAGCGGCTGAACCTCGGTGACGCCAAGCACTTCGTGGCCAGCTTCGACCGGCCGAACATCCAGTACCGCATCGTGCCGAAGAACGAGCCCAAGAAGCAGCTGCTCGAACTGATCCGCACCGAGCACGACGGCGACGCCGGCATCGTCTACTGCCTGTCGCGCAACTCGGTGGAGAAGACGGCGGAGTTCCTGGTCCAGAACGGCATCCCCGCCCTGCCCTACCACGCGGGGCTGGAGTCGGGCGTGCGCGCGAAGAACCAGGCGCGCTTCCTGCGCGAGGACGGCCTGGTCATGGTCGCCACCATCGCGTTCGGCATGGGCATCGACAAGCCGGACGTCCGGTTCGTCGCGCACCTCGACCTGCCGAAGTCCGTCGAGGGCTACTACCAGGAGACCGGCCGCGCGGGCCGCGACGGGCTGCCGTCCACCGCGTGGCTCGCCTACGGCCTCCAGGACGTCGTCCAGCAGCGCAAGATGATCGACGACTCCGAGGGTGACCAGCAGCACCGGCGCAAGCTCATGGCGCACCTCGACGCGATGCTCGCGCTGTGCGAGACGGTCGAGTGCCGCCGCGTGCAGCTGCTGAACTACTTCGGCCAGTCCGGCACGCCGTGCGGCAACTGCGACACGTGCCTGAACCCGCCCGAGATGTGGGACGGCACCGTGCCCGCGCAGAAGGTCCTCTCCACCGTCGTGCGGCTGCGCAACGAACGGCGGCAGAAGTTCGGCGCGGGCCAGACGATCGACATCCTGCTCGGCCGCAAGACCGCGAAGGTCATCCAGCACGACCACGACCAGCTCAAGGTCTTCGGCATCGGCACCGAGCTGAACGAGAGCGGCTGGCGCGGCGTCGTCCGCCAGCTCCTCGCGCAGGGCCTCCTCGAAGTCGAGGGCGAGTACTCCACGCTCGTCACCACCCCCGCGAGCGACGAGGTGCTGTTCCACGGCCGCGCGGTCTCGATGCGCCGCGAACCCGAGCGCGCCGCGAAGGTCCGCACGGCCAGGAGCACCGCGAAGTCCGCCGCGCCGCAGGTCGAGCTGTCGGCCGAGGCCACGCCGGTGTTCGAGAGGCTGCGGGCGTGGCGCGCCGCGACGGCCAAGGAGCAGGGCGTGCCCGCCTACGTGATCTTCCACGACGCGACGCTGCGGCAGATCGCGTCCACCGGGCCGAGCACCCTGTCCGAGCTGGGTACCGTGAACGGCGTGGGCGAGAACAAGCTGGCCAAGTACGGGCAGCAGATCCTGGACGAGCTGAACGCGTGA
- a CDS encoding ANTAR domain-containing response regulator: MTQQAAEAQPEVAPRRVLVAEDEALIRLDLVEMLREEGYEVAGQAADGDEAVTLATELRPDLVIMDVKMPKVDGIEAASAIAGRRIAPVVILTAFSQRELVERARDAGAMAYLVKPFAKRDLVPAIELAMSRFAELTALEDEVAGLTDRLETRKVVERAKGLLMTKQGLSEPEAFRWVQRTAMDRRTTMKAVAEAVIENFG; the protein is encoded by the coding sequence GTGACCCAACAGGCTGCCGAGGCCCAGCCCGAGGTCGCGCCCCGCCGCGTCCTCGTGGCCGAGGACGAAGCCCTCATCCGCCTCGACCTGGTCGAGATGCTGCGCGAAGAGGGCTACGAGGTGGCCGGTCAGGCCGCCGACGGTGACGAGGCGGTCACGCTGGCCACCGAGCTGCGCCCCGACCTGGTCATCATGGACGTGAAGATGCCCAAGGTGGACGGCATCGAGGCCGCGTCGGCCATCGCCGGCCGGCGCATCGCGCCCGTCGTCATCCTCACCGCGTTCAGCCAGCGCGAGCTCGTGGAGCGCGCCCGCGACGCCGGCGCCATGGCGTACCTGGTCAAGCCGTTCGCCAAGCGCGACCTCGTGCCCGCGATCGAGCTGGCCATGAGCCGCTTCGCCGAGCTGACCGCCCTGGAGGACGAGGTCGCCGGGCTCACCGACCGGCTGGAGACCCGCAAGGTCGTCGAGCGCGCCAAGGGCCTGCTGATGACCAAGCAGGGCCTGTCCGAGCCCGAGGCGTTCCGCTGGGTCCAGCGGACCGCGATGGACCGCCGCACGACCATGAAGGCCGTCGCCGAGGCGGTCATCGAAAACTTCGGCTGA
- a CDS encoding S1 family peptidase, with translation MRHLVAVLAAVLLLPLLTAPAAARRDVDFSGAVSMKGCSGSVVRPPGAGPDEPALVMTNGHCVRLMDPGEVVVDAEGGRAFTLLSRDGDETLGTLRADRLLYATMHGTDLALYRLTSTNSEVEALGTRVLELSTTRPGEGADIRVVSGYWREVYACHVDGFVHELREGPWVWHGSMRYTSRCDTRGGTSGSPVVDVSTGRVVAVNNTTNEDGERCTRDNPCEVDAAGAVTVRPGARYGQPVHGLAPCLVGGGRLDLTAAGCALPRPPERR, from the coding sequence ATGCGCCACCTGGTTGCCGTGCTCGCCGCCGTACTCCTCCTGCCCCTGCTCACCGCTCCCGCCGCCGCCCGGCGGGACGTCGACTTCTCCGGTGCGGTGTCGATGAAGGGCTGCTCGGGATCGGTGGTGCGGCCACCGGGCGCCGGGCCGGACGAGCCGGCGCTGGTGATGACCAACGGGCACTGCGTGCGCCTGATGGACCCCGGCGAGGTGGTGGTCGACGCCGAGGGCGGGCGCGCGTTCACCCTGCTGTCGCGCGACGGCGACGAGACGCTGGGCACGCTGCGCGCCGACCGCTTGCTGTACGCGACGATGCACGGCACCGACCTGGCGCTGTACCGGCTGACCAGCACGAACTCCGAGGTCGAGGCGCTGGGCACGCGGGTCCTGGAGCTGTCGACCACCCGCCCCGGCGAGGGCGCCGACATCCGCGTGGTGTCGGGGTACTGGCGCGAGGTCTACGCGTGCCACGTCGACGGGTTCGTGCACGAGCTGCGCGAGGGCCCCTGGGTGTGGCACGGCTCGATGCGCTACACGAGCCGGTGCGACACCAGGGGCGGCACGTCCGGCTCGCCCGTGGTCGACGTCTCGACCGGTCGGGTGGTGGCGGTGAACAACACCACCAACGAGGACGGCGAGCGCTGCACGCGCGACAACCCGTGCGAGGTGGACGCGGCGGGCGCGGTGACGGTGCGACCCGGCGCCCGCTACGGCCAGCCGGTGCACGGGCTGGCGCCGTGCCTGGTCGGCGGCGGCCGGCTGGACCTGACCGCCGCCGGGTGCGCGCTGCCCCGTCCCCCGGAGCGGCGCTAG
- a CDS encoding pentapeptide repeat-containing protein, translating into MTGLQLTDLRADCSRCTGLCCVVPAFGKSDDFAIDKPARTPCPNLGGDSRCGIHAELRPRGFAGCTVYDCFGAGQRVTQVTFGGTTWRDDPSSARRVFDVFPVVRQLHELLWYLTAALALEPARELHADLAAVRATVEALAGGTPDELLALDVGPHWGRANALLLRASELVRGRGRNRRGADLVGKDLRGARMRASTLRGAYLIGADLRGADLRLVDFIGADLRGADLAGADLTGAFFLTQAQVDAARGDGTTLLPDGLRRPAHWA; encoded by the coding sequence GTGACCGGGCTCCAGCTCACCGACCTGCGCGCCGACTGCTCCCGCTGCACCGGCCTGTGCTGCGTGGTCCCGGCGTTCGGGAAGTCGGACGACTTCGCCATCGACAAGCCGGCGCGCACCCCGTGCCCGAACCTCGGCGGCGACTCCCGGTGCGGCATCCACGCCGAGCTGCGGCCGCGCGGGTTCGCCGGCTGCACGGTGTACGACTGCTTCGGCGCGGGCCAGCGCGTGACGCAGGTGACGTTCGGCGGCACGACGTGGCGCGACGACCCGTCGTCGGCGCGGCGGGTGTTCGACGTGTTCCCCGTGGTGCGGCAGCTGCACGAACTGCTCTGGTACCTCACCGCGGCGCTGGCCCTCGAACCCGCCCGCGAACTGCACGCCGACCTCGCCGCCGTCCGCGCGACGGTGGAGGCGCTGGCCGGGGGCACGCCCGACGAACTGCTCGCGCTCGACGTCGGCCCGCACTGGGGCCGGGCGAACGCGCTCCTGCTGCGGGCCAGCGAACTCGTGCGCGGGCGCGGTCGGAACCGGCGGGGCGCCGACCTCGTCGGCAAGGACCTGCGCGGGGCGCGGATGCGGGCTTCCACGTTGCGCGGCGCGTACCTCATCGGCGCGGACCTGCGGGGCGCGGACCTGCGGCTGGTCGACTTCATCGGCGCCGACCTGCGCGGGGCCGACCTCGCCGGGGCCGACCTGACCGGCGCGTTCTTCCTCACCCAGGCCCAGGTCGACGCGGCGCGCGGCGACGGGACGACGCTCCTGCCCGACGGCCTGCGCAGGCCCGCGCACTGGGCCTGA
- a CDS encoding NACHT domain-containing protein: MDSRRLARASRLVALVGAGSVTCLVLVPIAVNTATGGTAPRVLGSWAAWLWPALAVLAAVTACLAAWEPLRARLPARRPAHPANRASALDGVERFVRERLDGSLAEQVRLKLGVVPRVGPRPPTRLRVPLVVVGEPGAGKTTLLLDLAGTLVARARDDPGRPVPVVVDVGGWRRDEDFAEWLLLFLAERYGIGARVGRVWLRDRRLALLLDGLDELAGPDRAACLDRVAALRPPQLVLCAVDDVDALPGHDVLRVEPLRRSDVTDLITACGPRLDGLRETLTKEPDLWDEIRTPLAFGLLALAHRAGRAEYRGVVDTYLVESAARGATRPERLVRALRFLALIARRRGDLAVSPTLPPRRVWLDFVGPAPVWRLFRRAAPGALAGAAVALCFAVGVRFGLTAAGCAAVATLSAPRGDFPADADGTTATGGAGSRVPGWRGARWAAIGFTAGALLTGGLAVVGGWVGAQLSRWPSALGFGLVVVVSLLVAHRITRDRYWAVACALVPAGVMVLTGPSGVLAGLGAGLAAGAAVGVFVGGLGEVWSGVGARPAARLRWLPVAGLVGVGSAALAGAAAQPAALAPATGLLLGLAVTPLAVRPWQAVAELLARPLALDEFPLRRGALVQAARDRVLLVDGHRFPHAVVRDHLAACDPVDLAATVRRRRTGLDPTGPTGSGSTA; the protein is encoded by the coding sequence ATGGACAGCCGACGGCTCGCGCGCGCATCCCGCCTGGTCGCCCTGGTCGGCGCGGGGAGCGTCACCTGCCTCGTGCTCGTGCCGATCGCGGTCAACACCGCCACCGGCGGGACGGCGCCCCGCGTGCTCGGGTCGTGGGCGGCCTGGCTGTGGCCCGCGCTGGCCGTGCTGGCCGCCGTGACCGCGTGCCTGGCCGCGTGGGAGCCGCTGCGCGCCCGGCTGCCGGCGCGGCGGCCCGCGCACCCCGCCAACCGGGCGTCCGCGCTGGACGGCGTGGAGCGGTTCGTGCGGGAGAGGCTGGACGGGTCGCTCGCCGAGCAGGTGCGGCTGAAGCTCGGCGTCGTGCCGCGCGTCGGACCGCGCCCACCCACCCGGCTGCGCGTGCCGCTGGTCGTCGTCGGCGAGCCGGGCGCGGGCAAGACGACGCTGCTGCTCGACCTGGCGGGCACGCTCGTGGCGCGGGCGCGCGACGACCCGGGCCGACCCGTGCCGGTCGTGGTCGACGTCGGCGGGTGGCGGCGCGACGAGGACTTCGCCGAGTGGCTGCTGCTGTTCCTCGCGGAGCGGTACGGCATCGGCGCGCGGGTCGGCCGGGTGTGGCTGCGCGACCGCCGCCTCGCCCTGCTGCTCGACGGCCTGGACGAACTGGCCGGGCCGGACCGGGCGGCGTGCCTGGACCGGGTCGCCGCCCTGCGCCCGCCGCAACTGGTGCTGTGCGCGGTGGACGACGTCGACGCCCTGCCCGGCCACGACGTGCTGCGGGTCGAACCGCTGCGGAGGTCGGACGTCACCGACCTGATCACCGCGTGCGGCCCGCGCCTGGACGGCCTCCGGGAAACGCTCACCAAGGAGCCGGACCTGTGGGACGAGATCCGCACGCCGCTGGCGTTCGGCCTGCTGGCGCTGGCCCATCGCGCGGGTCGCGCCGAGTACCGGGGCGTGGTCGACACCTACCTGGTCGAGTCGGCCGCCAGGGGTGCGACGCGGCCGGAACGGCTGGTCCGGGCGCTGAGGTTCCTGGCGCTGATCGCGCGGCGGCGCGGCGACCTGGCCGTGAGCCCGACCCTGCCGCCGCGCCGGGTGTGGCTGGACTTCGTGGGGCCGGCCCCGGTGTGGCGCCTGTTCCGCCGGGCCGCGCCGGGCGCGCTGGCGGGCGCGGCGGTGGCGCTGTGCTTCGCGGTCGGCGTCCGGTTCGGCCTGACGGCCGCCGGGTGCGCGGCGGTGGCGACGCTGTCGGCGCCGCGCGGCGACTTCCCGGCCGACGCGGACGGGACCACCGCGACCGGGGGCGCGGGCTCGCGGGTGCCCGGGTGGCGCGGCGCCCGGTGGGCCGCCATCGGCTTCACGGCCGGCGCGCTGCTCACCGGCGGCCTGGCGGTCGTGGGCGGGTGGGTCGGCGCACAGCTCTCCCGGTGGCCCTCCGCCCTCGGGTTCGGGCTCGTCGTCGTGGTGTCCCTGCTGGTCGCCCACCGGATCACGCGCGACCGGTACTGGGCGGTGGCGTGCGCGCTCGTGCCGGCCGGGGTCATGGTGCTGACCGGCCCCTCCGGGGTGCTGGCCGGGCTGGGCGCCGGACTGGCCGCGGGTGCGGCGGTCGGGGTGTTCGTGGGCGGGCTCGGCGAGGTGTGGTCCGGGGTGGGCGCGCGGCCCGCCGCGAGGCTGCGCTGGTTACCCGTCGCGGGCCTGGTCGGCGTCGGGTCCGCCGCGCTCGCCGGGGCCGCCGCGCAGCCCGCCGCCCTGGCGCCGGCCACCGGTCTGCTGCTCGGGCTGGCCGTCACCCCGCTCGCGGTCCGTCCCTGGCAGGCCGTCGCCGAACTGCTCGCCCGCCCACTCGCGCTCGACGAGTTCCCGCTGCGGCGCGGCGCGCTCGTCCAGGCCGCCCGCGACCGCGTGCTGCTGGTCGACGGGCACCGCTTCCCGCACGCAGTGGTCCGCGACCACCTCGCCGCGTGCGACCCGGTGGACCTGGCCGCGACCGTGCGGCGCAGGCGCACCGGCCTCGACCCGACCGGGCCCACCGGGTCCGGCTCCACGGCGTGA
- a CDS encoding alpha/beta fold hydrolase, whose product MPVVALNGINLSYQVDGEGDLVVLVMGTGSPGRVWHAHQVPALRAAGFRVATFDNRGIPPTDECASGMRLADLVGDTAALVESLGGRAHVVGTSLGARVAQELALARPDLVSRVVLLATAGRDDPLQLALSRGERALHDQGVALPPEYHAAVSAVLNLSPATLRDPVAARDWLDVLEYAGPSTGKGVRAQLELDDFGDRLAAYRDITAPCLVVGFADDRVLPPHLAREVADAIPGARYEEVADAGHYGFLERPEAVNRLVVDFLRA is encoded by the coding sequence ATGCCGGTCGTCGCGCTCAACGGGATCAACCTCAGCTACCAGGTCGACGGCGAGGGCGACCTCGTCGTGCTCGTGATGGGCACCGGGAGCCCCGGGCGGGTGTGGCACGCGCACCAGGTGCCCGCGCTGCGCGCCGCCGGGTTCCGGGTCGCCACCTTCGACAACCGGGGCATCCCGCCGACCGACGAGTGCGCGTCCGGCATGCGGCTGGCGGACCTGGTCGGCGACACGGCCGCGCTGGTCGAATCGCTGGGCGGCCGGGCGCACGTCGTCGGCACGTCCCTCGGCGCGCGGGTGGCGCAGGAGCTGGCGCTGGCCCGCCCCGACCTGGTGTCGCGGGTGGTGCTGCTCGCGACCGCCGGGCGCGACGACCCCCTCCAGCTGGCGCTGTCGCGCGGCGAGCGGGCACTGCACGACCAGGGCGTCGCGCTGCCCCCCGAGTACCACGCGGCGGTCTCCGCGGTGCTGAACCTGTCCCCCGCGACGCTGCGCGACCCCGTGGCCGCCCGCGACTGGCTCGACGTCCTGGAGTACGCCGGGCCGTCCACCGGCAAGGGCGTGCGGGCGCAGCTGGAGCTGGACGACTTCGGCGACCGCCTCGCCGCCTACCGGGACATCACCGCCCCGTGCCTCGTGGTGGGGTTCGCCGACGACCGCGTGCTGCCGCCGCACCTGGCGCGCGAGGTGGCCGACGCCATCCCCGGCGCGCGGTACGAGGAGGTCGCCGACGCGGGCCACTACGGGTTCCTGGAGCGGCCGGAGGCGGTCAACCGGCTGGTGGTGGACTTCCTGAGGGCGTGA
- a CDS encoding DinB family protein: MSSNERAWPRVDAHDELRLLTEFLTFLRLTAVAKVEGLGAADASAAPIRTSPVVSALGVLKHLTAVERWWFSIETGGADLPSLWGEDADASWRLGADDAVDSVVAAYRAEWERSARALEGLGPDDRTRGDRDGRGRTVRWVLAHLVQETARHVGHLDLLRELADGAKGE, from the coding sequence ATGAGTTCGAACGAACGCGCGTGGCCCCGGGTCGACGCCCACGACGAGCTGCGCCTGCTGACCGAGTTCCTGACCTTCCTGCGGCTCACCGCCGTGGCCAAGGTCGAGGGCCTGGGCGCGGCCGACGCCTCCGCCGCCCCGATCCGCACGTCGCCGGTGGTGAGCGCCCTGGGTGTGCTGAAGCACCTCACGGCCGTCGAGCGCTGGTGGTTCTCGATCGAGACCGGCGGGGCGGACCTGCCGTCGCTGTGGGGCGAGGACGCCGACGCGTCGTGGCGGCTGGGCGCGGACGACGCGGTCGACTCGGTGGTCGCCGCGTACCGGGCCGAGTGGGAGCGCTCGGCGCGGGCGCTGGAGGGCCTCGGGCCGGACGACCGCACCCGCGGCGACCGCGACGGCCGGGGGCGCACGGTCCGCTGGGTGCTCGCCCACCTGGTGCAGGAGACCGCCCGGCACGTGGGCCACCTCGACCTGCTGCGCGAGCTGGCGGACGGGGCGAAGGGCGAGTAG
- a CDS encoding branched-chain amino acid ABC transporter substrate-binding protein: MSGARLGRVLVLAAASSLVLAACAGGGGGSGEAGGDVTSVKIGFMGDLTGENSAIVIPPRNGAKMAFDEYNAKNPKVKIEMVQYDSQGKPDQATSLITKAIGTDKIVGLIGPAFSGESKAIGGVLEENKIPSVSPSATNPGLASNGWTFWHRVVANDDDQGPGIAEFLVTAKSPKKAFVLSDDQEYSVGLAEAVAKSFEGKGVTVEKDKFAKDASDYSSTVTKVAAAQPDVIVFGGYYAQAGRLLKQLRDGGVTATFASGDGSLDQQLVTGAGAQAAEGAVLACPCNIPSADVTGPLKTFFDNYKTAAGADPAIYATEGYDAATAYIKAVESGATTPEKINEFLKTVSFEGVSKPIKFKANGEPENNSIFVYQVKGGVLKLLGPAESAKLEG; this comes from the coding sequence GTGTCAGGAGCACGACTCGGCCGAGTTCTGGTGCTGGCGGCGGCTTCGTCGCTGGTCCTCGCGGCTTGCGCCGGCGGCGGCGGTGGTAGCGGCGAGGCGGGCGGCGACGTCACGTCGGTCAAGATCGGGTTCATGGGTGACCTCACCGGTGAGAACTCCGCGATCGTGATCCCGCCCCGGAACGGGGCGAAGATGGCGTTCGACGAGTACAACGCCAAGAACCCCAAGGTCAAGATCGAGATGGTCCAGTACGACAGCCAGGGCAAGCCCGACCAGGCCACCTCGCTGATCACGAAGGCCATCGGCACGGACAAGATCGTCGGCCTCATCGGCCCCGCCTTCTCGGGCGAGTCGAAGGCCATCGGCGGCGTGCTGGAGGAGAACAAGATCCCCAGCGTCTCCCCGTCGGCCACCAACCCGGGCCTCGCCTCCAACGGCTGGACCTTCTGGCACCGCGTCGTCGCCAACGACGACGACCAGGGCCCCGGCATCGCCGAGTTCCTGGTGACGGCGAAGTCGCCCAAGAAGGCGTTCGTCCTGTCCGACGACCAGGAGTACTCCGTCGGCCTGGCCGAGGCGGTCGCCAAGTCCTTCGAGGGCAAGGGCGTCACCGTGGAGAAGGACAAGTTCGCCAAGGACGCGTCCGACTACTCCTCGACCGTCACCAAGGTCGCCGCGGCGCAGCCCGACGTCATCGTCTTCGGCGGCTACTACGCCCAGGCCGGCCGCCTGCTCAAGCAGCTGCGCGACGGCGGCGTGACCGCCACGTTCGCCTCCGGTGACGGTTCGCTCGACCAGCAGCTCGTGACCGGCGCCGGTGCCCAGGCCGCCGAGGGCGCCGTCCTCGCCTGCCCGTGCAACATCCCGTCGGCCGACGTGACCGGCCCGCTCAAGACGTTCTTCGACAACTACAAGACGGCCGCCGGCGCCGACCCGGCCATCTACGCGACCGAGGGCTACGACGCGGCGACCGCGTACATCAAGGCCGTCGAGTCGGGTGCCACCACCCCCGAGAAGATCAACGAGTTCCTGAAGACGGTGAGCTTCGAGGGCGTGTCCAAGCCGATCAAGTTCAAGGCGAACGGCGAGCCGGAGAACAACTCCATCTTCGTCTACCAGGTCAAGGGCGGCGTCCTCAAGCTGCTGGGCCCGGCCGAGTCGGCCAAGCTCGAGGGCTGA